The segment CAATTCtgtatgtcagttcgttttcgagatatcgttcaGCCAGACAGATGATACGAACAGacatacattaattttttccAGTCCCCCCGAGTGATCATCGCTACCTTTCAgccaattaaaaacatttttagaaatataactttaatCTTACAAGTGCAATAGTTCATAACCAAATCTATGCAAGAAAGATGTTGATCTTATCATTCTTCATCTTGGCTGTCTTGAGTATGGTGTCCCTCAAGGTTTCGTACTTGGTCCTCTGCtgtttgtgttttacattaaagGCTTAGTATTGGTACATTGCGAGTtccacatgtatgctgatgacctccAGATTACATGTCCACCTTTACACACACCTGATCGATGATGGCATTACCATGATCAACACTGTCATTAACAATATACTGGACTGTACCGTAAATATGGACTTATACTAAACCTCGAAAACCCTAACCCAATCCATGAATATCTCATTACCACTCAAGCTATCGTATTGTTACTGGTAAATAAAACTGTACCACCATGATAAAGTTAAGAACTTAGGACTGGCGATAAATTGTACTCTAAGCTGGACTGATGCAGTGGCAGAGActtttaagaaagtttttgcatCTGTAACATTCACTGAATATACTGCAGAGGTTTCTTTCCCACCTCCTATAAAACTGTTGTTGTCAAAACCTCTCATAATGCCTTATTTTTCTTGCTGCAGATTGTGAAGATCAATATGACGGTGGCTTTTGGAGAAAATCTTCggagaaaataaaactatatacaatttcATTTAGCATATAATGCCTTaatatattgattcaaatatCCCAAAGCTGAAAAATCTAAGAtcaattaatattcttaaaatggtccattcaatttcaaattctggttttccaaattatttcttcaacaatttccaatttgtctctcaaaatggtgtggatagaactcgctctggttcgtctAGGCTCTGCGTGGCGTTGTACATAACTTCTGTACATTACAATTCTTTTCCAATAACGGCGGGTTATCTATCGAATCTTCCTCGTAGCATTAAAGTCCTtagagagtcgtcctcggttAATGGCGTCCGCCGAAGAAACACTATATTAAGAGCGGATGGATGATACGGGGTCTCTATACAGGAGACCTGTAGGTCTCTTCTCTGCAGCTGCAATGGGCATGAGTAGTATGTGTGGGGAGATTATGattccaatataaaattataaaatataaaataataagaacacATTATTATCATTTTCTAGGAGAGTGCGTGTTTACAAATgtgtttatatactttttatcgTTGTAAGAATTACTTAGTTTATATTCCTcaataaagttgtattattagTTGCtaatttgaaacattgttttgaaaatattgagtttaattaTTAGGTACTTTGTATATTAGTCCTTTATATGAGAGTTACTGTTAAAAAGGGCCAAGAGGTCTTAATTTCGTCCCTAATAAAGAAACATGTCTTTTCATTTTCACCggtaactataatattataattatatatcgAAGCAAATTGGAAGGAAATTATTTCTATGTATTGGCGATCAAAcgcagaaatttaatttcataccaGCAGCTCcccaaaagttgttttttatttatctcattcttttattaaaatttaaaaaagtatgacATCAGTCACAAGATTTTGCAGTTTACCGTAATCGCAATCGATTAACGGCTGGGGTTTAGCTTAATCTCTCAATGATCTGTATCCTATACTATACGATGAAGATTAGTGTGTTTAATGTCATACATTGTTTATCAGACTTGAACAAGAATCTAAGCTGACATGCTGGTCATTTGGATCGTTTTTGGTAATAATATAGCCTCGAGGGTTTTACACTTAGGTTGTAACTTTCTTCTTTCTCTGTATAAGTTCTTGCTCTTATTTGCAACAAATCTCTCGTAAGAAATTGTGAAattcatgtttcttttttaaaatgcCCTTCCTCTAAGTGGTCGAAAAATTAAAGTGACGAAAAGACAAGTAATTTAGTCAACAAATAAGCTGGTGGGATGTACAACAGTTAAATCAACTCAAACTGGAGACGACAGAGCAGCAGGCGGCGGGTTTGATTCGTTTAGAGACCCAAGTAGAGACATCTCAGCATACTAATGTAACAGAATTTGAATTGTTCTTAAGTAGAATATTCTGCAACGAAAGAATTGTAATCACTTAGTAATCAGAGGCTGTGTTGTTCGTAACACAAGAGActtgttacattataaatttcACCTTCGTGTATTATTTTGTTACGTTTCAAAGGCAGAAATCGTAGTAACAGAatagaaaatgtgtttattttcaagGCTTATAGATAGATTTCATTTCGTTTTACATACGAGAATTTGTAAGAAAATAGTCAGTTTACTACAGTACCTGCAAttgaataaaaattcttttaaatatacttaGAATTAACTGTTATAACTGTCACTGAATATTAACTGCTATAATAGTCATACTTTTGTTTTTGAAACCGTATTTAAAATACCTGTAAAAGTTAGGGACAGCCATGTCAACAGCTTCCAAATGGAGaaacatcataaaacatttttacataaatataaatcaagtTCAGGTTGATCTTTGTGTCCCTCACGCAAGATCTAATGTTCATAGGatcaactataaataaaatgGTGTACATAAACCAGAACCATCCTGTAATTAATACCTAGTATTAAAGGTAAGGCTCAAATATCGAGTGCCGACACGAAGTTACTATCCCTTACATTCCCAAATTATGCCCCATCGAATATTACATTTCCTGGGCATTGGCCTATTCTATATCGAGGTGTTATAATTTATTGCCACCAGATATCAACTCCGTTTACAGTTATGTATGTTTAAagcctgaattattttttttttttaatttttacaaatatgttgATATATTTAGTATCTACAAGTGCTATTTAGGCTATTGACACCATTTTTAGTGATATGAGTAGGCAGTAGTTGCAGAACGGGGTGGTACAATAATGTACCGCTAGGCTTCTCGGCTACTGCCTGTTTACATAACATAAATGCacactctttttatattttaactgtgattgattttaattaaaaattggactattggttaaaataactaacaaaacatttaataaatatattttttatttgcaattaatgagtttaaataatttatactaagaCCATTATGCTAATTATGACATTACGCTAACAATCCATTGGTCTTATCTACAAAATGGAATCAGTCCTTTTGTTCATTACATTTCAAACTAAACTAAATCTtatataaacaaactattttacttGCAATGAAACGGCTTGAAGCAATTGACACACAGACcaacattacatttaatacattgagTTTGGACCCTTTTTGTGCAATTCATTCCTTGACACCTTCTCCTCTCCCCATTGGTTGGCACAATCAGATGGTCCACACGATCGTAACGGATGGCGTCAGATACTGGGCAGCTGCTGTTACTGAATCTTGACGCACTTAGTGTTCGGCCGGGACTCTTGGGAAGAACTTTATAGTTGGTCAAGTAGGTCTTCACAATTTCTCGCCTGAATTGCAGTAGATGTTAGATATTAGATCCTGTTGCCCTCATCAGAACCCAAGCGTTGTGGGCTGCAGCATCTATCATCCAAGTAAAAATGCACCACCACCATTTCTTTCCTCGAATATTCACTCTATAATTGGACACTCCCTGGTCCATTCTGTCCACTCCCCCCATTGCTCTGTTATACTTCATTATCAAGTTAGGTTGAGTTATTTGGATGTGTTTTTTATGAGTTTGAGAGTACCTGTCTACTTTTCCGACTGGTTCTACACTGTAACAGTTGGAAGCCACAGTGACAACAGAATTGTCCATCCACCTTACAATAATCAAGTTTTCTTTCTTACACGACACATAGTCATAGTAACCGCGAGATTGCTTTTTCATGTCAGATGGTGTTGTTAGACAAAAGTTTTGTTGTTTGATGGCAGGCGATTGTTTCTAATTGTGCCTGTAGCAGTGTAGTTTCATTGTCTTGAGGCAACTAAGCAAATTGATTCCTTTGAACAGATTGTGAAAAGATATATCAAATGGTAAGTACTTGTACTTATCTGGCATTTCAAACATCATCTTGACAAGAGGAGCAGCAGATTTTCCCCAAAATCTTTTTCTTCATCTTGGTGCAAGCCAGGAATGTTCGTTTGATAAGGTTCAAAGTTTATAAGATAACCTTTAGAGGTGCACAGAGACCAAATTTTGTACCCAAATCTAATCGGTTTCccttttataaattgtttacatcCATGCTTCCCATAATATTCAAATCATCGACTCATCATAACTCAGCTCCGTGTCACCTTTATATTTGTCCAAAAATcccttctttaaaatatttaacataggcCTTAGCTTTGAGTAACGATCATTAGCGTCCAACTTAGAGTTATCAGCACAATGCAGGTAGCGCATTATGTAAAAGAATCTGTCTCTTCTCATAGCCTCAGAtacaaaagaattttttacaTCTAATTCATTTTCCCAATAGTTTCTTTTGCTTGGCACTTGGTTGTAGCCACTGAGAAGCAGAATTGCTAAGAAACACTCCATTTCTTTATGACTTACagaaatgttattgttgtttttttgcCTGCTATAAGTAATACTTTCTTTGACCAACAATTCAATAATATCATTACagaaagtcaaagtcaaagtcaaaaattctttattaacatatacattgagtacagtTTTTGGCGTCAAAAAAATCATAATCAAAAGGTTACAAAAAGATACAGAGTCAATGAGATAAAGTAGTTAAGTTACATTGGATATTTGATGTAGTCAGAAAGGTCAAGCATTGAAAAATTCCTCTAGAGTATAAAATGATTTCTGTAGCAGCCAGGTCTTGAGTGATCTCTTGAAGTTCTTGTCTTCTCTATTTCTCTTCAGTTCTTCCGGAAGTTGGTTGAAAAATTTGCTTCCCATGTAggtaggtttcttttcaaacagggTCAGGTGATGTGTAGGTAGGGCATAGTCATAGGCGTTCCTAGTGTTATAGTTGTGATTGTTACCTAGGTGTTTCAGGTTTCTGAGTTATTGTGTAGCAGATGGCCTCGCAGATGTAGAGTGAGAACCACTGTCAAGATTTTAAGTTCTCCAAAAGCTTGACGGCATGACTCGAGAGAAGTCAGTCCTGCTAGTATTCGGATAgcttttttttgtagaactagAACACGGTCCCTGTTTCTTGCTGAGGAGTTGCCCCATGCTAGTAATCCATACCTAAGATGGGATTTCAACTAGAGAGAAGTAAGCTGTTTCTTGTAGTTTCATGGTTACAagaattttttactcttttaagaGCATAAATACTAGAGTTAAGCTTACTACAGAGATTGTCAATATGTGGATTCCAAGATAGCTTGTCATCTATTGTAATACCAAGATATTTTGCTTCATTATCTTGAGTTATTTCTGGTAGACCATAGTAGTCATTTGTTCTTCGTCGGCCTTTCCATATAAGTTGCTGAGTTTTGTTCTCATTAAGGACAAGATTATTGTGTTggcaatattgttttgtcatatttAGAGCTATAAAAAGAGTCCAGTTCGAGGGATATTGAGTCTTTTTTGCAATAAGAAgggctgtgtcatctgcataaagcATTGCTTGGGCCCAGTCAAGAAGATAGCTTGGAAGATCATTTTGTCATTAGAATAAAAAGCACTGGTCccaatattgatccctgagggacacctctAGTGGATTGGTGAGTAGGGTCGAATTTGCTTTATGGGATGTGTTTGTTGTTGGTCGTATATGGCACTTCAACTAGTTGTTGTCGATCCTTCAGGTAGCTAGCAAGCCAGTTTTGTGATGCTCCCCTACTGCCCATGTTCTCTACTTTTTGGAGAAGTAGAGAGTGGTTTaggcaatcaaaggccttactgaaaTCCAACAGCATGGCAGTCACAGTCGCACCTTCTTCAAGTTGGTCAATGATGAATTCTGACAGGTGTACTATTGCCGTAGTTGTGGATTTGCCACGGAGGAAGCCATGCTGCTGGGTCGTCAAGATGTTGTGAGTAGTCAGGTGTGTTTATAAGTTGGCTTAGTACAATCTTTTCCACTACTTTGGATAATGTTCGGAGAAttgatattggtctatagttttccAGTGATGTTACGCTACCTTTTTTGTGTTTAGGAGAAACTTTTGCAAGTTTGAGTTTCGTTGGAAAAATGCCTTGTGAAAACGAGAGGTTGACTATGTGACATAAAGGACTCGCTATTTCATCCTTGCAGTGTTTCAGTAGTGTGGAGTTGAGTTCATCGACTCCTGCTGATGGTTTTGATTTCAGAGATGTGAGTGTGTGGGATACTTCTTCTGGTGTGGTTGGATGAAGGATGAAGTCAGGTATTTCGCCATAGTCTTTGCATGATGGTAAGTGATTGTTTATGGCTTGGCCAGCATTGTAGAGAGTTATGtcagctatttttgtaaaataatggttGAAATGCTCTGCTATTTTGTTGGGATTGTCAGTTTGTTTTCCATTAATTTCAAGTTTTAGTGATTCGTCCTTTCTAATATCCTTGCATCTTTCATAGTTAATGACCTGCCAAATAGCCCTTTGTTTGTTGTTCGAGTTGTCAATGAAATCTGAAGTTgactgttttcttaattttttcagataGAGGTCATAGTCCCTCTTTCTGGCAGCAGTTTCTATTTTATGTTCTTCAAAACCAGTTGTCCTTTCCATTTCCAGAGCTCTGAGGAAGCATTTTCTTAATCTCTCAGATTCTTCATTGGTTGCCTTAAATCTTGAGTTTCTTTTTAGACGGGATTTGTTATGAGGGCATGTTAGATTGAGGATTTTGTAAAAGGATTTCATGAAAATGGTCATACGATTCTTCTGCGGAAGGGGTATCGTAGACATTTTCCcagaaaaaataattcaaacagttCAGTTggtgttttattgttaaactcaCTATAATTTGGTTCAGGTTTCAACCTGTTAACgttgttttatatctttttttcCCACTTCATGTCTTTTTTATGAATGCCATCAAAATTTTAGCTTTCTAGTAATAGATTCTGTGGGCAAAGAGAGCAAATTAGAGGTTTTTCTCCGTTTTAGATTAGGGGTGGTGGTAGCTTCATCGGTAAGTGTACCGATCCCAGAGATTCCGCTAGATATTGGTTTCTTCAGTGAGATCACAGGTTGTGACAAGCCCTAGGCATACCTTGCACTTCGTCATGTTCATCCCCCATTCTTGTGCCATCAGCCAAAACACTGCTTCTCCGAAGCCAGCTAACTGAGTTTTCGGTAAATTGTCTAGTTTACCCCCATCATCCTCATCTGCAGAATCTTCTGCGGATGTATCCCCATCGAATTCAGGTGGTTGAATGAATATCCGTTGCACAGAGGGAAGTTTCATCATTCTTTTCAAGTAGAGTTGTTATTTCAGCAACAGTCAATCTGTAACGAAACCAAAACCATATAATAGGTAAGCCTATAAGAATTAACCAATGTATAATCTATAGTCTATATCCAAAGTACAATAACACATACATACCataaaaaagataaagaaataagATAATCAGGCCATTTAGATacgattttattatatgtaaacatCAATTTCGCAGATCAGGTTATTGTGTTGACATGGTAGTGTGTTGTCCTAGCGGTACAATAATGTACCATCTAGGTTATGTCTAGTGTATATGTAAGAAAACCACTGCCATTTGTGTAAATTAGACATATATGTCTACTACATATAGTACTTTGTTGATTACAACATTTGTATTagaaataacttttcttatatgctcactaaagaataaaacaaaacttacctCTTGTGAAAATCCATAGTCTACTGATTCCTCATATGCTACACAACATAACTGAAAACTGAACACAGCTGAAGCAGTGCTACCACACTGCAAACATTAAATCATGTTTGTAGAGTAATATTATGTttgattcaaacaaattttatctaCATAGTGTGTTATATCAAGTATTAGAGAGACCCCTTCTTGATTGCGGACAtcctaaacaaattttttgtagatGTGGCGGTGAAGAGTGGTAATATGCCATTGTCAAGTTCTGACAGCAGCAGGGGGTCATGCAGCCCAGCAGCGTCGATGATGTTAACACCTGTTACAGAGGGCGAGGTGGCTGCGGTGATCCGGGACTTAAAGGCCAAGCATTCTAGGGATGTTTATGGGTTTGTCGGGGTGGCTTCTTAAACAGTGTTTCCACACAATCTTGAAACCATTGGCCagaatgattaatttttctttccaaaCTGGGCAATTTCCAAACGgcctaaaaaatgcaaaaatcatTCCACTCTTCAAAAAAGGTGATTCAAAATCTCCAAGCAATTATAGGCCCATTGCCATTCTTCCAACAATcagcaaaatatttgagaagttaTTTCTCATTAGAATGCTTTCCTTTCTGGACGTGCATGATATTCTCTGTAAGGAACAGTTTGGTTTCCGGAAGGGAATATCGACAATTGATGCAGTCACGAAACTGATCGACATTGTTGTGAGGGGCTTGGACAAGCAAATAACTACGCTTAGCGtatttcttgacctgtctaaggcgtttgactgtgtggACCACCAGACTCTGATTTCAAAACTACATGACTGTGGGATACGAGGTACTCCACTCTCATGGCTTGAGTCGTACCTGAGTTCCCGCCTGCAAAAAGTCCATATAAATGGCGTTTCATCAAACAACGCCGTCGTAAAATATGGGTTCCCACAGGGATAAATACTCGGCCcagctctttttttaatttatgttaatgacctcaGGTCATCTATATCATCTGGCCAAATGAttcagtacgcagatgacacaactctctgttttcagagtaaatgcaGGGCCTCATTGGAAGTGGAATGTTTTGTAAGTGCAAATTCTTGTCTGCAGTTCTTATCTAGGGTCAATCTGCAGACAAATGATTCAAAATCCAATTTCATCTATTTCTCGGGGCGGAGAGTGTCCCATGATTGTGGTCCATCAGTTGTGCTAAATGACACAGTCATTGAAGAACTGGACAGCATTAAATTCTTAGGAATCCACATTGACAAAAGTCTAACGTGGGACAATCATGTAGACGCAGTCTGCGCCAAAATGTCCTCGGGCATCTTTGCTCTGAGAAAGTTAGCAGAATTTTCTGCAATTCCTattctaaaaatggcctattatggcctTGTGTACCCACACATGTCTTATGGCATAACATTATGGGGAGGATGCGCAAACACCCACTTCCAAAGGTGCTTTGTCCTGCAGAAGAAAGCAATCCGAATCATCTCGAAAATAGGAATGAGAGAATCCTGCAGGGAGCACTTCAAAAATCTCGATTTGTTGACGCTCCCATCCCTCTACATGTACGAGACTGTCCTGTACTGTCGTTACAAATGTGAAGTGACGCGGGGCAGAGACGTCCATGACTACAACACTAGAGGGAGGGATGCATTAATACCAGCGCAGCACAGGCTCCGGGCTTTCGAAGCCCTGCCATCTGAGGTCGGGGCCAAACTTATCAACAAGTTGCCTCTTGACCTACAGGCTGAAAATGGGCAACCACTATTTAAGAGGAAGCTAAGGAACCTATTGGTGTAAGGGGCCTTTTACTCCGTCGGCGAGTTCGTGGACTGGGGAGGTTAGTTGGTACAGCCGTTGAGTGGGGGGTGCCGGGCTTTAGGCCTACATGATAAGCCATAATGTTCTCTctatttaagtattgttttatttgaggattaaaattttaagtgctttcttttatttgtttagctttacatataactttgtaaacattataatattattttatttaaatacctacaTGACTTGACTCGTGCCatgcaatgttgtaaaaattgttattacggcaataaagaaatttatttatttatttatttatttatttattattgcagcATATGTTATGTGGTACATTAATGTACCGCTAGGCTTTAATGGGTTAACAGCAACTgatacattctttgtttgaagtttttttatgacaatggaagtattgtgaacgaaacaggatttttctggacattggcactcattcagtgatacaaaaaaaatctgtaacactacgtttcgagatgtcacctgaagaagatatcagattgcagatctcaaaacgtagtgttactttttttctttgtatcactgaacggtaacaaatgtctggaaaaaattcctgtttccttcacctgataaattttaaaatataaggatttaaataataaaattaataaataataaataccgaTAAGGATTTTGAAAGTGCTCAATCTTATAGCCACCATATAACATGATACTTTTATAGAATATGTTCCACTGATATCGATTAAATTGAAGTATGTAATCGAAAACGCAATTTTAAATACGTAGCCTTAATTTGATTAGCCAAGGACAACGCTCTGTTGAAAGATCCTACCACAGACTCTACTCTACTCAATTACTACAGTACCTGGAAACGaataaaactcttttaaatatACTTAGAATTAACTGTTATAACTTTCACTGAATATTAACTGctttaacattcatatttttgttttgaaacctTATTTAAATTACCTGTAACTTACAAATGCACAAAcatcataaaaaaaactttttacataaatttaaatcaagttcaGGTTGATCTTTGTATCACTCACGCAAGATCAAACTGATCTTGGATCAAAGCAAGATCATAGGATCAACTATTAATAAAATGGTGTACATAAACCTGAACCATC is part of the Homalodisca vitripennis isolate AUS2020 unplaced genomic scaffold, UT_GWSS_2.1 ScUCBcl_1846;HRSCAF=5976, whole genome shotgun sequence genome and harbors:
- the LOC124371682 gene encoding uncharacterized protein LOC124371682; amino-acid sequence: MKLPSVQRIFIQPPEFDGDTSAEDSADEDDGGKLDNLPKTQLAGFGEAVFWLMAQEWGMNMTKCKHGFLRGKSTTTAIVHLSEFIIDQLEEGATVTAMLLDFSKAFDCLNHSLLLQKVENMGSRGASQNWLASYLKDRQQLVEVPYTTNNKHIP